The Streptomyces europaeiscabiei genome window below encodes:
- a CDS encoding HAMP domain-containing protein: protein MSENSATRVLENGQKDSRTDGLIRASDLRALIAAMTAARDGSFTKVPEAGPAPVAELCALFNQIIDRSTHFGTEVQRVRRELVRHGRLDERLSASPGQGAWATRVDDVNQTLDALVAPAANATRVLDAVAGGDLTQRVDLHDGNRQLRGDLRRLGRAVNKMVDQLSLFTGEVTRVAREVGTEGRLGGRAKVRGLSGSWRDVTEAVNTMAARLTAQVRDIALVTTSVARGDLTRTVTVEATGELLELKLTVNTMVDQLSAFADEVTRVAREVGTEGQLGGRAQVRGVSGVWKDLTDNVNFMASNLTSQVRNIAQVTTAVANGDLSQKITVDAQGEILELKSTINTMVDQLSAFADEVTRVAREVGTEGNLGGRAQVRGVSGVWKDLTDNVNFMADNLTSQVRNIALVSTAVAQGDLGKKITVEAKGEILELKSTINTMVDQLSAFADEVTRVAREVGTEGNLGGQAQVRGVSGVWKDLTDNVNFMALNLTSQVRNIAQVTTAVANGDLSKKITVDARGEILELKDTVNTMVEQLRAFADEVTRVAREVGTDGALGGRAQVLGVSGVWRDLTDNVNYMADNLTSQVRNIAQVTTAVANGDLSKKIDVDARGEILELKTAINTMVDTLSSFSSEVTRVAREVGSEGQLGGQARVEGVYGTWKRLTTNVNELASNLTTQVRAIAEVASAVAQGDMSRSITVETQGEVAELKDNINLMVANLRETTRAKDWLESNLARLAALMQGHRDLMEVADLILRELTPLVNAQYGAFYLADPDEDGAAPLPVAPTKGLAFIAGYGAAQGATVETGGLPVHGLVAQAAREKKRILVEEAPPGYIKINSGLGEASPSSVVIIPILFEDKLLGVIELASFSRFSDVHLAFFDQFVNTIGVAINTIIANSRTESLLGESQRLAMQLQERSDELQKQQAELQRSNAELEEKAALLATSSQYKSEFLANMSHELRTPLNSLLILARLLSDNPDGHLTDQEVQFASTIHRSGSDLLQLINDILDLSKIEAGRMDVRPKRLPLIKLLDYVHATFRPLTLDRGLAFEVTVGENVPREMYSDEQRLQQILRNLLSNAIKFTASGRVELTVSRVKDPDHRLTREDHDEVIAFAVSDTGIGIAAEKLPVIFEAFQQADGTTNRKYGGTGLGLSISREIAGLLGGRIIAESVPGQGSTFTLYVPVFSPGHGVTGPTAEEPGSLVPEQLTIEPYPAAHDSDDTWPAPTKLEAWKAGRAGQVLPGRRVLIVDDDIRNVFALTHVLGRVGMTVLYAENGREGIETLERNPDVELVLMDIMMPEMDGYETISAIRRTPRWAGLPIVALTAKAMPGDREKSIARGANDYVPKPVDVDRLLTVVCAVLDPEGSESPADPADPAPEKRTDENEAPSP, encoded by the coding sequence ATGAGTGAGAACAGTGCTACGCGGGTGCTCGAAAACGGCCAGAAAGACAGCCGAACGGACGGACTGATCCGGGCATCCGATCTCCGCGCGCTGATCGCGGCCATGACCGCCGCCCGCGACGGCAGCTTCACAAAAGTCCCGGAGGCGGGCCCCGCCCCGGTGGCGGAGCTGTGCGCCCTGTTCAACCAGATCATCGACCGTAGCACCCACTTCGGCACCGAAGTACAGCGTGTGCGGCGGGAGTTGGTCCGCCACGGCCGCCTCGACGAGCGGCTCTCCGCCAGTCCTGGCCAGGGCGCCTGGGCGACCCGTGTCGACGACGTGAACCAGACGCTCGACGCCCTGGTCGCCCCCGCCGCGAACGCCACGCGCGTACTGGACGCGGTGGCGGGCGGCGATCTGACCCAACGCGTCGACCTGCACGACGGCAACCGCCAGCTCCGGGGCGATCTGAGGCGGTTGGGCCGTGCCGTGAACAAGATGGTCGACCAGCTGTCGCTGTTCACCGGCGAGGTGACCCGGGTCGCCCGCGAGGTCGGCACGGAGGGTCGGCTCGGCGGCCGGGCCAAGGTCCGTGGTCTGTCGGGAAGTTGGCGGGACGTGACGGAGGCGGTCAACACCATGGCCGCCCGGCTGACCGCACAGGTGCGTGACATCGCCCTGGTGACCACCTCGGTGGCGCGCGGCGACCTCACCCGTACGGTGACCGTCGAGGCGACCGGCGAGCTGCTGGAGCTGAAGCTCACCGTGAACACGATGGTGGACCAGCTCTCCGCCTTCGCGGACGAGGTGACGAGGGTCGCCCGCGAGGTCGGCACCGAGGGGCAGCTCGGGGGCCGGGCCCAGGTCCGGGGCGTCTCCGGGGTCTGGAAGGACCTCACCGACAACGTCAACTTCATGGCCTCGAACCTGACTTCACAGGTCCGCAACATCGCCCAGGTGACCACCGCCGTCGCCAACGGCGACCTGAGCCAGAAGATCACGGTGGACGCGCAGGGCGAGATCCTGGAGCTGAAGTCCACCATCAACACGATGGTGGACCAGCTCTCCGCCTTCGCGGACGAGGTGACGAGGGTCGCCCGCGAGGTCGGCACCGAGGGCAATCTCGGCGGCCGGGCCCAGGTCCGGGGCGTCTCCGGCGTCTGGAAGGACCTCACCGACAACGTCAACTTCATGGCGGACAACCTGACCTCGCAGGTCAGGAACATCGCCCTCGTCTCCACAGCCGTCGCCCAGGGCGACCTCGGCAAGAAGATCACGGTCGAGGCGAAGGGCGAGATCCTCGAACTCAAGTCGACGATCAACACGATGGTGGACCAGCTCTCCGCCTTCGCGGACGAGGTGACGAGGGTCGCCCGCGAGGTCGGCACCGAGGGCAACCTCGGCGGCCAGGCCCAGGTCCGGGGCGTCTCCGGCGTCTGGAAGGACCTCACCGACAACGTCAACTTCATGGCCCTGAACCTGACTTCGCAGGTCCGCAACATCGCCCAGGTGACCACCGCCGTCGCCAACGGCGACCTCTCCAAGAAGATCACCGTCGACGCGCGCGGCGAGATCCTGGAGCTGAAGGACACCGTCAACACGATGGTGGAGCAGTTGCGCGCCTTCGCCGACGAGGTGACCAGGGTCGCCCGCGAGGTCGGCACCGACGGCGCGCTCGGCGGGCGGGCCCAGGTGCTGGGCGTGTCGGGTGTCTGGCGTGACCTCACCGACAACGTCAACTACATGGCGGACAACCTGACCTCACAGGTCAGGAACATCGCCCAGGTGACCACGGCCGTGGCGAACGGCGACCTCTCCAAGAAGATCGACGTGGACGCGCGCGGCGAGATCCTGGAGCTGAAGACCGCCATCAACACGATGGTCGACACCCTCTCCTCCTTCTCCTCCGAGGTCACCCGGGTCGCCCGCGAGGTCGGCTCCGAAGGCCAACTCGGGGGCCAGGCAAGGGTCGAGGGCGTGTACGGCACCTGGAAACGTCTGACGACGAACGTGAACGAACTCGCGTCGAACCTGACCACCCAGGTCCGTGCGATCGCCGAGGTCGCCTCCGCCGTGGCCCAGGGAGACATGTCCCGCTCGATCACGGTGGAGACCCAGGGCGAGGTCGCCGAGCTGAAGGACAACATCAACCTGATGGTGGCCAACCTCCGCGAGACCACCCGCGCGAAGGACTGGCTGGAGTCCAACCTCGCCCGCCTCGCCGCCCTGATGCAGGGCCACCGCGACCTGATGGAGGTCGCCGACCTGATCCTGCGGGAGCTGACCCCGCTGGTGAACGCCCAGTACGGCGCCTTCTACCTGGCCGACCCCGACGAGGACGGCGCGGCCCCGCTCCCGGTGGCGCCCACCAAGGGCCTCGCCTTCATCGCGGGCTACGGCGCGGCGCAGGGCGCGACCGTCGAGACCGGCGGCCTGCCCGTGCACGGCCTCGTCGCGCAGGCGGCCCGCGAGAAGAAGCGGATCCTGGTGGAGGAGGCCCCACCGGGGTACATCAAGATCAACAGCGGTCTGGGCGAGGCCTCCCCGTCCAGTGTCGTGATCATCCCGATCCTCTTCGAGGACAAGCTCCTCGGCGTCATCGAGCTCGCCTCCTTCTCCCGTTTCTCCGACGTCCACCTGGCGTTCTTCGACCAGTTCGTGAACACCATCGGCGTCGCCATCAACACCATCATCGCCAACTCCCGCACGGAGTCCCTCCTCGGCGAGTCCCAGCGCCTCGCCATGCAGCTCCAGGAACGCTCCGACGAACTCCAGAAACAGCAGGCGGAGTTGCAGCGCTCCAATGCCGAACTGGAGGAGAAGGCCGCACTGTTGGCCACCTCCTCGCAGTACAAGTCGGAGTTCCTGGCGAACATGTCCCATGAACTCCGGACCCCGCTGAACTCGCTCCTGATCCTGGCGCGGCTGCTCTCCGACAACCCGGACGGCCATCTCACCGACCAGGAGGTGCAGTTCGCGAGCACGATCCACCGCTCCGGCTCCGACCTCCTCCAGCTGATCAACGACATCCTGGACCTGTCGAAGATCGAGGCGGGCCGGATGGACGTACGCCCGAAGCGTCTCCCGCTCATCAAGCTCCTGGACTACGTCCACGCCACGTTCCGCCCCCTCACCCTCGACCGGGGCCTGGCCTTCGAGGTCACGGTCGGCGAGAACGTGCCGCGTGAGATGTACTCGGACGAGCAGCGTCTCCAGCAGATCCTGCGCAACCTCCTCTCCAACGCGATCAAGTTCACCGCGTCCGGCCGGGTCGAGCTGACCGTCAGCCGCGTCAAGGACCCCGACCACCGCCTCACCCGCGAGGACCACGACGAGGTGATCGCCTTCGCGGTCTCCGACACCGGTATCGGCATCGCGGCCGAGAAACTCCCGGTGATCTTCGAGGCGTTCCAGCAGGCCGACGGCACCACCAACCGCAAGTACGGCGGCACCGGCCTCGGCCTGTCCATCAGCCGCGAGATCGCCGGCCTGCTGGGCGGCCGCATCATCGCCGAGAGCGTCCCCGGCCAGGGCTCCACCTTCACGCTGTACGTCCCCGTCTTCAGCCCCGGCCACGGAGTGACGGGCCCCACCGCCGAGGAGCCCGGCAGCCTCGTACCCGAGCAGCTGACCATCGAGCCGTACCCGGCCGCCCACGACAGCGACGACACCTGGCCCGCGCCCACCAAGCTGGAGGCGTGGAAGGCGGGACGTGCCGGTCAGGTCCTGCCCGGGCGCCGGGTGCTGATCGTCGACGACGACATCCGCAACGTCTTCGCGCTCACCCATGTCCTGGGCCGCGTCGGCATGACCGTCCTGTACGCGGAGAACGGGCGCGAGGGCATCGAGACCCTGGAGCGCAACCCGGACGTCGAACTCGTCCTGATGGACATCATGATGCCGGAGATGGACGGCTACGAGACGATCTCCGCCATCCGCCGCACCCCGCGCTGGGCCGGCCTGCCCATCGTCGCCCTCACCGCCAAGGCGATGCCCGGCGACCGCGAGAAGTCCATCGCCCGCGGGGCCAACGACTACGTACCGAAGCCCGTGGACGTCGACCGACTGCTCACGGTCGTCTGCGCGGTCCTGGACCCGGAGGGCTCGGAGAGCCCGGCGGATCCGGCGGACCCGGCACCCGAGAAACGCACCGACGAGAACGAGGCACCTTCACCATGA
- a CDS encoding response regulator, producing the protein MTTQDRTDGRAGILLVDDMEDNLIALEAVLGSLNEPLVRARSGEEAMKALLRQRFAVVLLDIRMPGMDGFETAANIKRLDQTKDVPIIFLTGTDADAGYTFRGYATGAADYVTKPFDPWVLRAKVSVFLDLHRKTRQLESVLAGHQELTEQVDSKLAALQKQLSESTPDLPEVRIQLQDLRALVTRDHGSRS; encoded by the coding sequence ATGACCACTCAGGACCGGACCGACGGACGCGCGGGCATCCTCCTCGTCGACGACATGGAGGACAACCTGATCGCCCTGGAGGCCGTCCTGGGATCCCTCAACGAGCCGCTGGTACGGGCCCGTTCGGGCGAGGAGGCCATGAAGGCCCTCCTCCGGCAACGCTTCGCCGTCGTCCTGCTGGACATCCGCATGCCCGGCATGGACGGCTTCGAGACCGCCGCCAACATCAAGCGCCTCGACCAGACCAAGGACGTCCCGATCATCTTCCTCACCGGCACCGACGCGGACGCGGGCTACACCTTCCGCGGCTACGCCACGGGCGCGGCGGACTACGTGACCAAGCCCTTCGACCCCTGGGTGCTGCGGGCGAAGGTGAGCGTCTTCCTGGATCTGCACCGCAAGACCCGGCAACTGGAGAGCGTGCTGGCGGGGCACCAGGAGCTCACGGAACAGGTGGACTCGAAACTGGCCGCCCTGCAGAAACAACTGTCCGAATCCACTCCGGACCTGCCGGAGGTCCGAATACAGCTGCAAGACCTCCGAGCCCTGGTGACAAGGGACCACGGCAGCCGCTCCTGA